The following proteins are co-located in the Hevea brasiliensis isolate MT/VB/25A 57/8 chromosome 11, ASM3005281v1, whole genome shotgun sequence genome:
- the LOC110671345 gene encoding uncharacterized protein LOC110671345 has translation MYSRIAQIRLVSSHHEVYEPCDDSFALVDALLADQTNLLEHNPRLCVEVGCGSGYVITSLALMLRQRVPGVYYIATDLNPHAISVTHETLEAHGVHAELIHTDIVSGLEKRLAGMVDVMVVNPPYVPTPDDEVGCDGITSAWAGGENGRRVIDRILPIADVLLSDRGWLYMVTLAANDPSQICRLMRKKGYASRIVVQRSTEEESLLVIKFWRDPDTQLDAKKTITNKTIPERVVESLFSQFCQLPFSRNGGSNS, from the coding sequence ATGTACTCCAGAATAGCACAAATTCGCCTTGTGAGTTCACATCATGAGGTTTATGAGCCATGTGATGATTCATTTGCATTAGTTGATGCACTTCTAGCTGATCAAACTAACCTTTTGGAGCATAATCCTAGATTATGTGTGGAAGTGGGTTGTGGTAGTGGTTATGTTATTACCTCTCTTGCTCTTATGCTCAGGCAGCGTGTTCCTGGGGTCTACTATATAGCCACTGACCTCAACCCTCATGCAATTAGTGTAACGCATGAGACACTGGAAGCACATGGTGTTCATGCAGAGTTGATACACACTGACATTGTGTCTGGACTGGAAAAGCGACTGGCAGGGATGGTAGATGTGATGGTTGTGAACCCACCTTATGTCCCAACACCTGATGATGAAGTGGGTTGTGACGGAATTACTTCTGCTTGGGCTGGAGGGGAGAATGGTCGGAGAGTTATCGACAGGATATTGCCCATTGCGGATGTTCTTTTGTCTGACAGAGGCTGGTTATACATGGTCACTCTTGCAGCAAATGATCCTTCACAGATATGCCGTCTAATGAGAAAGAAGGGTTATGCTTCTAGAATTGTCGTCCAGAGATCAACAGAAGAAGAGAGTCTTCTTGTCATCAAGTTCTGGCGGGATCCTGACACTCAATTGGATGCAAAGAAAACCATAACAAACAAAACAATTCCTGAAAGGGTCGTGGAGTCACTGTTTTCGCAGTTTTGTCAATTGCCATTCTCGAGAAATGGTGGTAGCAACAGCTGA